A genomic window from Herbiconiux aconitum includes:
- a CDS encoding helix-turn-helix transcriptional regulator, with amino-acid sequence MAETTSRILTLLNLLQTHRQWGGGDLAERLGVTERTLRRDIERLRELGYRVEATRGAAGGYRLEAGSQLPPLLLTDDEAVTMAIGLRVAATQGLADGEQTTLSALAKFEQVLSAALRQRVNAVAGFVQPQSPRFSDAPVSQELLGQLALACRDRERIRFHYVAAGGVDSDRVVEPHTLVAAARRWFFVCWDLQRDDWRTFRVDRMSSFFGTRVHFDQRDLPAEDAAAFVASALTALRRRVSADAHLRMPLRVMREQFGPWSTDAEAIDEEWTRWPISGDSLETMLSSLAWIPVGVEYTLHGPPEFLAFAAEAAERMRRAVPANSPFDRLAD; translated from the coding sequence ATGGCCGAAACGACCTCGCGCATCCTCACTCTGCTGAACCTGCTGCAGACCCACCGGCAGTGGGGCGGCGGCGATCTCGCCGAGCGCCTCGGCGTCACCGAGCGCACCCTCCGGCGCGACATCGAGCGCTTGCGCGAGCTCGGCTACCGCGTCGAAGCCACCCGGGGCGCCGCCGGAGGCTACCGGCTCGAGGCCGGCTCGCAACTGCCGCCCTTGCTGCTCACCGACGATGAGGCCGTGACCATGGCCATCGGATTGCGCGTCGCCGCGACCCAGGGGCTGGCCGACGGCGAGCAGACGACGCTCAGTGCCCTCGCCAAGTTCGAGCAGGTTCTGTCGGCCGCGCTCCGTCAGCGCGTCAATGCGGTCGCCGGATTCGTGCAGCCGCAGTCTCCGCGTTTCTCCGACGCACCGGTCTCGCAAGAGCTGCTCGGCCAGCTCGCGCTCGCCTGCCGTGATCGCGAGCGCATCCGGTTCCACTACGTGGCCGCGGGCGGGGTCGACAGCGATCGCGTGGTCGAGCCGCACACCCTGGTGGCCGCCGCGCGCCGCTGGTTCTTCGTGTGCTGGGATCTGCAGCGCGACGACTGGCGCACCTTCCGCGTCGACCGGATGAGCAGCTTCTTCGGCACGCGCGTGCACTTCGACCAGCGCGACCTTCCGGCCGAAGACGCCGCCGCTTTCGTGGCGAGCGCGTTGACGGCGCTCCGCCGCCGCGTCTCCGCCGACGCGCATCTGAGGATGCCGCTCCGCGTGATGCGCGAGCAGTTCGGCCCGTGGTCGACCGACGCCGAGGCCATCGACGAGGAGTGGACCCGCTGGCCGATCTCCGGCGACAGCCTCGAGACGATGCTGTCCTCACTGGCGTGGATTCCGGTGGGTGTCGAATACACGCTGCACGGCCCGCCCGAGTTCCTCGCCTTCGCCGCGGAGGCCGCGGAGCGGATGCGCAGGGCGGTTCCAGCGAACTCCCCGTTTGACCGTCTGGCCGACTGA